In Pieris rapae chromosome 18, ilPieRapa1.1, whole genome shotgun sequence, one genomic interval encodes:
- the LOC111001283 gene encoding zinc finger protein 426, whose product MDSNLNSVCRLCLKPNSSANMICLFDNNKVNYYGRAVLHFASIKLDKPDDPLPSSMCKMCLILLKQCIYFKFMCEASGKKLDEVKNKLAQIKLKYDLKLANDGKEKLLKPKIDENTFMSDQDVNENSHDGDINDLNFSLCKTSKPQSKNVDVILDILENSIPLESDDRFDLSNYEEPAKPLNESPQSTHKRKNISNIDKERTCPICHKILANPSSFWKHMRTHNRKHRLICEHCGMSFGTFSGLNSHMVVIHGTGKYIQCQECPFKASRRFEMKEHKRIHTGERPFACEKCGLTFRRKEIYRKHLFIHSEKTVQCKECPKMFYTPDHMVGHYNTVHKRYMYMCYECGVLYAKNGTVRRHLLEKHGIQRKDQKKLPRVKAGDAM is encoded by the exons ATGGATTCAAACTTAAACAGTGTTTGCCGGTTGTGCTTAAAACCTAACTCATCTGCAAACATGATATGTTTGTTTGATAACaacaaagttaattattatgggCGAGCGGTATTGCACTTCGCTTCAATAAAACTAGACAAACCAGATGATCCTTTACCCAGCTCGATGTGTAAAATGTGCCTCATATTGTTAAAACAGTGTATTTACTTCAAGTTTATGTGTGAAGCTAGTGGTAAAAAGCTTGACGAGGTCAAGAATAAATTGgctcaaataaaattgaagtATGACTTAAAACTAGCAAATGatggcaaagaaaaattattaaaacctaaaattgatgaaaatacatttatgtctGACCAGGACGTCAATGAAAATAGCCATGATGGTGATATAAATGACCTAAACTTTTCCTTGTGTAAAACTAGTAAACCCCAGTCAAAAAATGTAGATgtaatattagatattttagaaaattctaTTCCCTTAGAATCAGATGATAGGTttgatttaagtaattatgaGGAACCAGCAAAACCGCTGAATGAATCTCCCCAATCTACACATAAAAGGAAGAACATTAGTAATATAGATAAAGAAAGAACATGTCCCAtttgtcataaaatattagCAAATCCATCAAGTTTTTGGAAACATATGCGCACACATAATAGAAAACACag GTTAATCTGCGAACATTGTGGAATGAGTTTTGGAACATTTTCTGGCTTAAATAGTCACATGGTAGTAATTCATGGTACTGGAAAGTACATACAATGTCAAGAATGTCCTTTTAAAGCCTCAAGGCGATTTGAAATGAAAGAACATAAACGGATTCACACAGGAGAACGGCCATTTGCCTGTGAAAAATGTGGCTTAACTTTTCGGCGTAAGGAGAtatatagaaaacatttatttatacattcagAAAAAACAGTTCAATGCAAAGAGTGtccaaaaatgttttatacccCAGATCATATGGTGGGACATTACAATACTGTTCACAAAAGGTACATGTATATGTGTTATGAGTGTGGTGTGCTATATGCTAAAAATGGTACAGTAAGACGGCATTTGCTGGAAAAACATGGAATACAACGAAAAGACCAGAAGAAACTTCCTAGGGTAAAGGCAGGAGATGCAATGTAG